DNA from Tripterygium wilfordii isolate XIE 37 chromosome 4, ASM1340144v1, whole genome shotgun sequence:
ATGCTAcacattaatttatttatccTGAAAAATGTGATCTTGCAGAAGGGCTCTTGATGAGCCAGGATGAATGGGTTTGGGTATTTCTTGACAAACTGTATAAATCAGAGTATAGGCATCTGAAGCAACTTGGCTGCAGGGAGACTGCCtcaaaatgagattttttttgtctttttaacATTTGACCATGAGATTTGATCCAAGGATTGGCTCCGTTACGTGGTGGAATTGTCCTTGACAAAAGTCTATTGCTGCTTTATATGGTTAAATTCAAAGCAGAGTAATATTGAAACATTGTATCTTTGAAGGTGATGAGGACTAAACTCACCAGTTTATTGGAAAAGCTCCAACTGATTTACCATCCACTGACCAGAGAGTTTTGGGTGACTCTCTCtaacacaaacaaaacaaaacgaaATGAATCCCAACCTGATAAAGTAGAAGAAAAAAGTCGAAAATTCCTTGGATCTAGTTGGCTGCACCCCTGGTTGTTATAGACTCGTTTACTTTCTTGATGTTCATAATGAAGAAAGCGTATAAGCAATTGGAATATAAAACCATTTGGTGGAAGAAACCTTTCCATCTAAAAATATAGTCTTTCTTTATACTTAAATGTTGACATCAAAAAGTATAAAATATGCAATGCTGAATTGCAGGCAATGGAAGAGTTGGACGTATCGTGATGGCTGCTGCTGCAAAGCACCTTACACCTGTGGTTCTGGAGCTTGGAGGAAAATGTCCTGCTGTTGTTGATTCAGGCATTGATTTGCAAGTACGGAGCTCTCCTCTTGTGTGAAGTCATTTTTGGCATATTAAATAGTTTTTGCTGCTAATCATGGCACCTTGAGTACCATATTATTTCTTTTGAGCTGACATCTATACTTCTATACTTCCCAGATTGCGGTAAGGCGGATAATGGTAGGCAAGTGGGGTTGTAATAATGGACAGGCTTGCATTTCTACTGATCATATTATTACAACAAAAGATTATGCTCCAAAAGTGGTAAGagtgcacacatatatatccaactCACTCTTATATATATCCAacttttgttttccttgtttgtttctttgtgtAATTCAGTTTTTAGTGATACCCTCTGTGCTCCAGGTGGATGCTTTAAAACATGAACTGGAGAAATTTTATGGGGAGAACCCTTTAGAGTCGACAGACTTGTCCCGCATTGTTAACGCAAACCATTTTGCTCGTCTGACTAAGTTCTTAGATGATGATAAGGTTTCTGGTAAGATTGTCCATGGAGGTGAAAGGGACAAAGGCAACTTGTGAGTTCTACAGTGAATTTGCTTGTGCTCACCAAGTATACATTGTTTTACCAGAAGTTTAGATGTCTTACAGGCTTTTATGCTATATAATCTGCTTCCTCTCTTGGCAGGAAGATTTCTCCTACCATCTTGCTAGATGTTCCAAGAGATTCTTTGATAATGAATGAGGAGATATTTGGTCCCCTGCTTCCCATTCTCACGGTACGAACATAGATGTTCCACATATAGTTTCCCTCGTTTCATtgtattgaaataaaaagagaggAATTGTTCTAAGCTGCTCCATGGTATTAGTCCTGACTCTCACTAGAAAAAAGTGATAGAACCAATAAAACAATATGTAGGGGTGAAAAAACCttaaagtttttctttttcattggaaATTGATTGGGAAAAAAGGTTTTAGGAATTGCAATCTGAATAAAAGAGGTAgcaatataatttattaatattttgttGGTATAATGGCCTTTTAGAAGCAAGTAGATTGAGGAGAATTGCTATTCGAATTCGACAAAAGCTAGTTAAATTATCTTCAGTTACTTTTTGGAAAGGAGAAGTGATTTAAATTTCTAcactctttcttttgtttggaaCAGGTTGACAAAGTGGAAGATAGCTTTGATATAATAAACTCTGGAACAAAGCCTCTTGCAGCTTATTTGTTTACCAACAACAAGAAGCTGAAACAACAATTTGTTGCAACTGTTTCTGCTGGGGGTTTGGTGATCAATGACACTACTGTTCATGTAAATGTTCTTCTTTGAGCTCACATGCATAACATTCATGTATACCTGCAATTATTCTTCCCTGAACTTGCAGAAATTAAAAGAATTCACTTTCATGCATAATTTCTCTCCACACCTGCATAATACAAGAGAAATCACCCGTGGTTGAGTTAAAGTGACACTTCAGTGAGGCTGAACAATTCGACAACTAGAGACTTGTGAAATTGTAGCTCACATACCATTCTAAATTTTGCTTCCATAATTGTGTAATTTACATTGCAGCTTGCAGTTCACACATTGCCATTTGGAGGAGTTGGGGAGAGTGGGACGGGGTCCTACCACggtaaattttcttttgacgCATTTAGCCATAAGAAGGCAGTTGTGTATCGCAGTTTTGCTGGTGATGCATCTATTAGGTATCCACCATACACACCTGGAAAACTAAGATTGATGAAGGCTTTGTTAGGTGGTAGTATAATTGGCATAATTCGTGCTCTGCTTGGTTTTAAATGACAATGATTGTATTAAGTTTTATCTGGTGTGAGTTTGTTTCTGTTTCCTAAGATAAAACTATCCAAATTAGTTTTATATCCGAATGGTTCCAATCTGTTGTTCTGGTGACAACGATGATAACGCTACTTCTCATACCCTTTTAGTTTATTTATGTCTATTCTTGTCCCTGCATAATGTGATATATAGtttgatatgatttttgttCTCAACTATCTTTTTTGGCTAAATATGATGAGTTGTATTGATACTTTTCAGTGAGTAGCATTGTTCATATATCCTAaacaaaaaacttttttttttttttgaaaggtaaaCAAAAAACTTTTCAAACAAAGCAAAGTCTAGTGTCTGATTCCTACCCAAACCCAATAGAAAGTAAAATCccggaaacaaaaaagaagagaaaccaAACTTGTTCTTCAACTAAAATCCTGCAGAGTACTAACAACATCTGAACGCTGTTGGTCCGTCAATGTTGATGGAAAATCAACCAAGAACATAACTTTAAGGTCTCCGCGCTTTCTTTGCTCTTTTGGACTTGGCATGCCTTGTCCTTCAATGATCTTAATGAGGCCTGGGTGGATGATATCGTCGATTTTCAAGCTCATTTCCTCTCCGCCAAGGAGAGGAATTGAGATGTCGCAACCAGTGAGTGCCTTGATCAGAGGGATTCTCACTCCAAACTCCAAGTCATCCCCTTCTCTTCTGAACATATGGTGTCGTTTTTCGCCAACTACGAATGTCACATCGGCGGGTACTAAACCAGGCCTCTCATTTCCCATACCTTCGAACGTAATCTTTGTCCCTTTTTTCCATCCTGGCTTCACTTTTATTGTTAGCAACTCCTCTTCTTGAATTATTTCCCTGCCAAATTCAAATAACACAACTTAGCGCATTATTGCAAAACTCGTTAAATTTAACCCTATGTTCTGATTTATGGTAAAAATCTGTAAAAGATGTCAAGGATCTCAGTGTTTTTTGTCACAGTTATTCCAAATGATTGACACACATAGATCCATGTAAAATTATGGGTCTCACATACCTCACATACCCCACATGACTTGTATCAAATTGTATGTGTCCACCTCAGCATTTAGGATAACTCGGACAAAAAACATTGAGAAATTGCTGAaaaatctttcttttttcattctcattttgatTGTTGTTGCATGGTAACAATCCCAACATAACCACActtaattgaaatttttttcgaCCAAAAATTCAACGTTTATTTTTAAATGGAATCATttaagaggggaaaaaaaagcttGAAATGAGAATTAGGAGCGAACCCAGTGTTTGTAAGAACATCTCTTGTAATCTTGATCTTCGTCATACATCCAAAACACAACTCCTCGAGGGTGCACTCAAGTTTTCTTTCAATGGCCGGAGGTTTCAGCATCCGGCCAGTTGAGTTTGAAAACATGATAGGAGTGGTGCTTCTCCGACTGGCGTTTCTCGAGAGGGAGGGAGGAGGGAAGCCATTGGAATCGGTGCCTCTCCGGCTCACACTTCTAAACGATGATGGTGTCGGAATTGGACTCCGCCGGCTCCCACTTCTCGATAGAGGAGAAGGTATTGATGGGAAGCAATTATCCATGCTTTTGTGATTGGTTCCATCAGGATTATTGTATCTAAAGCTGTGGACTCCATTCATGTTTTCCTCCTCTTCTCTATCAAGGTCCTGAATACAATCACAAtataatttatgcatgcatgatAGATTGTGTGATTTATATTATATACtttaatctatatatacatccGTTATGATAGAGTTCACGTGCATCATGTGAGATATTTTGAGCTCACGAATTCATTTGGATTCTACGCATTCAACTCAACAGTTGGGATAATAGGATAGAAACTGCcaagatgtttatcatttttgtatatacatacatacctgGTGAGATATGTCAATGGCTTCAATATTGTGTTGCGTGTTAGCGTTGGTTGGGGATGGACTCTTCTTGTTATCGTGACACCATCCTGTGAATAGCGAGACGTAAAGCTTGAAGAGGCCTCCAATGGTGggaatatttttcttgtttctttgctgTGAAATGTTGAAGGTACCAGCTGTTGGTATCTCAAGGATGTGACGATGATCTACCATGAATGTGAGAGAGGAAATGAGTAATGACCATGAGAAATGGAGAGATTAACCAAATATGAGGCGTTTTGTGAGGTCTTTTATTAGCATATTCCGTTATAGCTATCTTCATCCTCATCTCCATAAgtaattattttcttattattattacaactattacttaaatttaattaatattattaaagtGAAGCATTTATTAGATGATCCATTTAATTTCATACCTCATTTTtagtaagtttttttttgtttttatttatttataaaggATGCCGAATCGAACATTGTATTTTGTACAAATCCAAAgaaataaaccctaaaccagaGAACACATAGTTACACGCCGGCTTTGTAGCTGctacttaatattttttttttaatttttatctagGTGGCAtcgtattttttaaatttaaataaatattggAAGGTGTTTGAACCGTCCCATTTTTCTTAGACAATTGTTTTTTGAAACGAGGAGGGGAGACTCGCACCATCCTTACCACTACAATTAGTGGTTTGTGTGTGTCTTCTTAGACACCTTGGTAAATagtgtttatgattttttttaatggaaaattaCATTTTACTCATTAGTATTGGCAATTCTTCTTTCAGgctaataataaaaaatcacaaaatgCTAAAAATAATAggatttattatattttaatgcTTCCCTAGCCATTAGTATTATAAatctttttgttttatatataaaataaaatagccGTTTATCCTTTATTGTTGAACTGGAGGAAATGGAAAGAATAATAACCAATCATTGTTCTTGTACACGTACATAAATATACACTTGACCGACCGTATCTCGAAGAATTAATCTTGGGCTTGCTTAGGGATACTTTGgacaaccaacaaaaaaaatatatatcaacaTAGGTAATTGAGAAATAAAAAATGGTCGATCGATCGGCATATAACTGATTCAGGTAAAGAAGGTATCACTCAATCATTGGGAGAGGAATCCTCCTGATAATTCAAAGCGAAGCAATTGGACAAAGGAATATTTCTGCCGGCTGGAAATTTTAGCCATTGATCTTCCATGGCATCCATCCCTCACCTATATATAAATAACACCAAAAGCTCTTTCTTTCTAACCCACCACAAGGCCAGGGCTTCTACTCGTGATGGAAAGCAAAACTCTAATTCCAAAACCAACAatggtgatgatggtggtgCTGCAGGTGGCGTTGTATACAGCAGTTCAAAGCCACCTCTCGCAAGCGATTCTCCAGGACACCTCCTCCATTGTTTTCCCGTTGAGCGGGAGCATTCATACTCATTGGTTCTTGTCTTAAACCACCCAGTtacattattttctttcctCATATATATGCTTTGTTATGATGAATTCATTTTGTTTTAATGAGTACTGATCATGAATACAATCTGCAGGGCATACATGACGACCATCAATATAGGTAAACCACACAAGCCTTTCAAGGTTCATGTTGATACTGCGAGCGAACTCACTTGGGTATTCTGTGATGGACCTTGCGAGAATTGCAACTTCGTAAGTATTACTGTTAAGActaaaatctcacatcgatATGACATAACCCAGTTGAGTAGTTTATAAGCAAAATCCGCTCCTCTCACCTTGAAGATCCATATCTTCAATATTTTTATGTtgagaatttcaacaattaTCACACACATTATTGTCATCAATATTATTAGCACcagcattttctttctttctcaatatTTCTCACCTACTACTAGTACTTATTCAAACACTTGTGTTTTTTAAAGCCCAAAGAACATTTGTACAAGCCGAAAACAGATAGCATTGTCAAATGTGAGGATCCCTTATGTGTTGCTATCCAAGGGAAGGAACGTAATTGTGAAAACCCAGATGATCGATGCGAGTATGTTATACCTTTTAGCGATGGTAGTAAAACTCATGGTTACTTGGTCAGGGATATTTTTCCAATCCGACTTACAACTGGCTCGATCATTGATTCTCCTTTAGTCTTTGGGTAAGTTTAGTATGTTAATCTCTACGATTCAATCTATAATTTCGTGATTGTTGGAGCTCAACACAAGTCCCACATCGCAAAAATAGAAAGAAGTGTGGTTTATATGGCCTGGGGAGATCCAACGCAATGACTTAAGCTTTTGAGTAAGATGGACTTTTCTCCAAGCTCATAAACGCCACGCAGGCCCATGTAACGTGGGCTCACCTCGGTCTATTTTTCAACATGGTAGAGGGAGATTGCGGGGGTGTATTTGAGGCCCAACAGAGAGGcccattaaaaaaaactttgGGGCCTCCCACCACTGagtaacaaaaaaagaaagtaacaaGTGGGATGTATTTGAGGATGCAGGGACTTGTGTTTGAGGGAGAGTGTTGGAGCCCATCACAACAAGTGTCACATCTAAAAAAGTAGAACGAAGAAGTGTGGTTTATATGGTATGGGGAGGTCCAACTCAATGGTTTAATCTTTTGAGTAAGATGAGTTTTTCTCCAAGCCCATGTACGCCACGCAGGCCCATGTAATGTGGGTTCATATCCGGTCCATATTTCTAAAATTACAAATTGATCTTTGATAAGTTGATCCCTAAAATCGTAGGTGTGGATACAAACAAATTGGAGCATTTAGAGGGGCTGGAATGCTTGGCTTAAGTAGGGGTCCAGTTGGCTTCTTATCGCAGATTCATTCACAAGGCCTAATAAAACAAGTAATGGGCCATTGTTTAAGTAGCCAAGAAGGTGGATTTTTATTCTTAGGAGATGATCTTGTACCACATACAGGAGTCTCATGGACACCGATCACAAACAATTATCATGAAGAGTAAGATACATCTCTAATCCCAATTAAACTTTCTCTATCAATTATTAAGCAATGGGTTCTTACAAATGctttgtgtatatattattcAGTAGAGACTACTTATCAGGACCAGTGGACCTTTTGTTTGATGGAAAAGCAACCCAAGTGACGGGACTTAAAGTTGATTTCGATAGTGGATCTGCATTGTCCTGGTTAAATCAATCTGCCTACCAACATACACTTGATTTGGTAATGTTAGAACAAATTATGcatcaaataagaaaataaatcaaatttgacAACTAGCCGCCAAGAACACATCCATGCTAGTTTAAGATGCATCACTTAATGGAGTGTACTTTGATACCCATATATTAAAATGCAACCCTTACACGAAGTTGAGGGAGTGTGCATTTTGAGAGAGTTttcttattctttctttttgtgaAAATCCATGCTTCAATGGGGAAATTACACCCGTTGGGTGTTGTAACTTCTCCACAGGGAGTTGCACATCTCTCTCTCAACAGCTCACAACTGTCGATGACAGTTGAGTTAGGAGAAGGGTTGGGTTAACCATCATGGTTGCCCAAACCCATCTCAATGTAAGGGGAAAAAAGGTTTCCTTCAATTATAACCATAAATTCATGATTTATTAACTCATATTTCAGATCAACCAAGCTCTGAAAAAAACGAAGTTGAAACCTGCAGAACCCGAGGGCGAACTTTCAGTTTGCTGGAGCCACAAGAAAAAACCTATTATATCATTGGATAAAATGAACAATAAGTACTTCAAGAAGTTGACTCTAAGCTTCAAGAATATACCAAACGTTAAATTGGAGTTACCACCCCAAGCTTATCTCATACTTATTAAAGTAGGTGTTATATTTCTAGTAGCTAGCCATAAATTTTCAGTACAAACTCATATATAGCTAGTGTCCTCCTTCAATAACTCAtatggagtatatatatatctctttcaCTACAGGGAAAAGTGTGTTTGGGGATTGATGATGGTGACAAATTGGGACTACAAAATCCAAATTTAATTGGAGGTAATTAAAAGAAACTAACAACACAAGAAACCTGATAAATTAAGGAATCTAATATCGATCTTATAGTACTGGAACTTCAATACTAATTGTCTTTTGTTGTGGTCAGCCATTTCAATGCAGGATAAGTTGGTGATGTACGATAATGTCAATCATCGGATCGGATGGGCTTCCAGGGATTGCAAGATACCCCCCATGCTTTAGacgaatatatatatgtcagtCAAGTACACAAGAGCAGCACTACTTTCTCTTGTATAATCTGTATATGAACTGCAATATACAAACTATATAACGTAATAAAGATGCTTGTCATTGAAACGTTTAAAGCGCAAAAAATATTTCACGGTTAGTTGGTAACTCGTTCGCAAAGTTGGTTGGTTTGCATAAACCTGTGACAACATATGAACTTACAAGTGGTTTCATAACCCTTCTagagctattttttttttctctctgtctAACTAAATTCATAAAATGTTTCATAAAACGTTTAAAATTATTCGATTTACATTATTATAAATAAACTGGCGTAGGATACTCAATTATTACCAAACACAAGTGCCGCCTAGGCACCCGTTTGGCAAGCAATATTGGCTAGCATATATGCTAGTCAAAAACATGATAGGAGTGGTGCTTCTTCGACTGGCGTTTCtcgagagggagggagggaagcCATTGGAATCGTTGCTTCTCCGGCTTACACTTCTAAACGATGAAGGTGTCGGAATAGGACTCCGCCGGCTCCCACTTCTGGATAGAGGAGAAGGTATTCATGGGAAGCAATCATCCATGCTTTTGTGCTTGGTTCCATCAGGATTATTGTATCTAAAGCTGTGGACTCCATTCATGTTTTCCCCCTCTTCTCTATCAAGGTCCTGAATACAATCACAAtataatttatgcatgcatgctAGATTGTGTGATTTATATTATACACtttaatctatatatacatccGTTATGATAGAGTTCACGTGCATCATGTGAGATATTTTGAGCTCGTGAATTTATTTGGATCCTACGCATTCAACTCAACAGTTGGGATAATAGGATACGAACTGCcaagatgtttatcatttttgtatatacatacacacctgGTGAGATATGTCAATGGCTTCAATATTGTGTTGCGTGTTAGCGTTGGTTGGGGATGGTCTCCTCTTGTTATCGCGACACCATCCTGTGAATAGCGAGACGTAAAGCTTGAAGAGGCCTCCAATGGTGggaatatttttcttgtttctttgctgTGAAATGTTGAAGGTACCAGCTGTTGGTATCTCAAGGATGTGATGATGATCTACCAtgaatgtgagagagagaggaaatgaGTAATGACCATGAGAAATGGAGAGATTAACCAAATATGAGGCGTTTTGCGAGGTCTTTTATTAGCATATTCCATTATGAGTAGTAGCAGGGGCGGAGTCAGGAAATTTTGTGGGTGGGGCCAAAAGTTGGAGGGTTTGGGGGCAGTcccagaaatttttttaaggagtatttagtaaaaaattaattaatttctcattgattatatagcaaaattaaagtgaaaaacCAAAACATCACGAACTGTATAAAGACCATGTACTTACAAAAACCTCGAACCGGACctcaataaagaaagaaatactGGGAgatttgaaagaaagaaagaaatattggTAAAAGGAGAAGAataggttttaaaaaaaatgttgataggtttaaaaaaaagaaggaaatgcTAGTAAAACTTAAAAGGAGAAtattacatttaaaaaaaaaataggtttagaaaaaaaaaagatatgtaGGAGATCAATTCAAACTCAGCACCACACAATAAAAGGAAACATAGTTTGCCACTAGACCAACAGGAAAGCTAGACATATAAGCCTAGTTTTGTAAATCATATATAAAGTAGTAGATATGCCAACAGAAAtgatggtagcagaaatgctggacaattttagcaGCAAATATGCTGCCTGAATGCTGGGTAAgtgtttgattgaacttttgctattaacatttgtgttgtgtagcatattgtgataaattacgtgaaggggtattatgcatattaGTTGTATAcgttgtatccaaacatacaaattaatataaagaatttaaattaattaaaggtaataatcaattataaattaattaatcaattatcaatttgatttaatttaatttaatttaatttaatttttttatttaataagctcaaggttaattaattaattaactatttatttatttgacaagCTCAGGGTTATAATGGAAATATGAATATTTAATGAGGATAAAATAGTAAAGAGCCACGCAAATGCTCCAAATTTGAAGCATTGTAaaaagtagtaaaaatgctACTGAAATTGTCTCGACTTACGTGCATGAAAAAAGgtgtttggatgatttggagcatttatactaacaaGTATTATAAatgctgtaaaaaaaaaactcatagaAATGGGGCCTGGGCTTGGGCCCGAGCCCCTGGTCCCTATTTGACTCCGCCCATGAGTAGTAGGGGAGAGAAGGATAGCTATCTTCATCCTCATCTCCATAAGTAATCATTTTCTTATTATCATTACAACAACTATtacttaaatttaattaatattattaaagtGAAGCATGTATTAGATGATCCATTTAATTTACCTCATTTttagtaagtttttttttaaaggatgcCAAATCGAAcattgtatatttgtattttgcaCAAATCCAAAGGAATAAAGCCAAAACCAGAGACCACATAGTTACGCTGATTTGAGAGAAACTTGTAGACTTGCATTATCATCGATCAGGAATACTTAATATGtattgttttaaatttttttttaatctaggtGGCgtcatatttattaaatttaaataaatattcaatCATTGGGAGAGGCATCCTCTTGATGATTCAAAGCGAAGCAATTGGACAAAGAAATATTTCTGCCGGCCGGAAATTTTAGCCATTGATCTTCCATGGCATCCATCCCTCACCTATATATAAATAACACCAAAAGCCCTTTCTTTCTAACCCACCACAAGGCCAGGTCTTCTACTCGTGATGGAAAGTAAAACTCTAATTCCAAAACCAACAATGGTGATGATGGCGGCGCTGCAGGTGGCGTTGTATACAGCAGTTCAAAGCCATCTCTCGCAAGCGATTCTCCAGGACACCTCCTCCATTGTTTTCCCGTTGAGCGGGAGCATTCATACTCATTGGTTCTTGTCTTAAACCACCCAGTtacattattttctttccttataTATGCTTTGTTATGATGAATTCATTTTGTTTTAATGAGTACTGATCATGAATACAATCTGCAGGGCATACTTGACGACCATCAATATAGGTAAACCACACAAGCCTTTCAAGGTTCATGTTGATACTGCGAGTGAACTCACTTGGGTATTCTGTGATGGATCTTGCGAGAATTGCAACTTCGTAAGTATTACTGTTAAGactaaaatcccacatcgatatGACATAACCCAGCTGAGTAGTTTATAAGCAAAATCCGCTCCTCTCACATTGAAGATCCATATCTTCAATATTTTTAGGTtgagaatttcaacaattaTCACACACATTATTGTCATCAATATTATTAGCACcagcattttctttctttctcaatatTTCTCACCTACTACTAGTACTTATTCAAACACTTGTGTTTTTTAAAGCCCAAAGAACATTTGTACAAGCCGAAAACAGATAGCATTGTCAAATGTGAGGATCCCTTATGTGTTGCTATCCAAGGGAAGGAACGTAATTGTGAAAACCCAGATGATCGATGCGAGTATGTTATACCTTTTAGCGATGGTAGTAAAACTCATGGTTACTTGGTCAGAGATATTTTTCCAATCCGACTTACAACTGGCTCGATCATTGATTCTCCTTTAGTCTTTGGGTAAGTTGATTATGTTAATTAATCTCTACGATTCAATCCATAATTTCATGATTGTTGAAGCCCAACACAAGCCCTACAtcgaaaaaaatagaaagaagtgTGGTTTATATGACATGGAGAGGTCCAACGCAATGACTTCAGCTTTTGAGTGAGATAGACTTTCCTCCAAGCCCATGTAACGTGGGGTCATCTCTGTCCATATTTCTAAAATTACTAATTCATCTTTGATAAGTTGATCCCTAAAATCGTAGGTGTGGATACAAACAAATCGGAACCTTTAGAGGGGTTGGAATGCTTGGCTTAAGTAGGGGTCCAGTTGGTTTCTTATCGCAAATGCATTCGCAAGGCCTAATAAAACAAGTAATGGGTCATTGTTTGAGTAGCCAAGAAGGTGGATTTTTATTCTTAGGAGATGATCTTGTACCACGTACAGGAGTCTCATGGACACCGATCACAAACAATTATCATGAAGAGTAAGATACATCTCTAATCCCAATTAAACTTTCTCTATGAATTATTCAGTAATGGGTTCTTACAAATGCCTTGTGTATATATTATTCAGTAGAGACTACTTATCAGGACCAGTGGACCTTTTGTTTGATGGGAAAGCAACCCAAGTGAGGGGACTTAAAGTTGATTTCGATAGTGGATCTGCATTGTCCTGGTTAAATCAATCTGCCTACCAACATACACTTGATTTGGTA
Protein-coding regions in this window:
- the LOC119995817 gene encoding dnaJ homolog subfamily B member 13 — encoded protein: MNGVHSFRYNNPDGTNHKSMDNCFPSIPSPLSRSGSRRSPIPTPSSFRSVSRRGTDSNGFPPPSLSRNASRRSTTPIMFSNSTGRMLKPPAIERKLECTLEELCFGCMTKIKITRDVLTNTGEIIQEEELLTIKVKPGWKKGTKITFEGMGNERPGLVPADVTFVVGEKRHHMFRREGDDLEFGVRIPLIKALTGCDISIPLLGGEEMSLKIDDIIHPGLIKIIEGQGMPSPKEQRKRGDLKVMFLVDFPSTLTDQQRSDVVSTLQDFS
- the LOC119996863 gene encoding aspartic proteinase Asp1-like, producing MESKTLIPKPTMVMMAALQVALYTAVQSHLSQAILQDTSSIVFPLSGSIHTHWAYLTTINIGKPHKPFKVHVDTASELTWPKEHLYKPKTDSIVKCEDPLCVAIQGKERNCENPDDRCEYVIPFSDGSKTHGYLVRDIFPIRLTTGSIIDSPLVFGCGYKQIGTFRGVGMLGLSRGPVGFLSQMHSQGLIKQVMGHCLSSQEGGFLFLGDDLVPRTGVSWTPITNNYHEDRDYLSGPVDLLFDGKATQVRGLKVDFDSGSALSWLNQSAYQHTLDLINQALKKTKLKPAEPEGELSVCWSHKKKPIISLDKMNNKYFKKLTLSFQNIPNVKLELPPQAYLILIKVGVIFLGKVCLGIDDGDKLGLENPNLIGAISMQDKLVMYDNDNHRIGWASRDCNIPPML
- the LOC119996862 gene encoding aspartic proteinase Asp1-like → MESKTLIPKPTMVMMVVLQVALYTAVQSHLSQAILQDTSSIVFPLSGSIHTHWAYMTTINIGKPHKPFKVHVDTASELTWPKEHLYKPKTDSIVKCEDPLCVAIQGKERNCENPDDRCEYVIPFSDGSKTHGYLVRDIFPIRLTTGSIIDSPLVFGCGYKQIGAFRGAGMLGLSRGPVGFLSQIHSQGLIKQVMGHCLSSQEGGFLFLGDDLVPHTGVSWTPITNNYHEDRDYLSGPVDLLFDGKATQVTGLKVDFDSGSALSWLNQSAYQHTLDLINQALKKTKLKPAEPEGELSVCWSHKKKPIISLDKMNNKYFKKLTLSFKNIPNVKLELPPQAYLILIKGKVCLGIDDGDKLGLQNPNLIGAISMQDKLVMYDNVNHRIGWASRDCKIPPML
- the LOC119997415 gene encoding aldehyde dehydrogenase family 3 member H1-like, with the protein product MGSEVEEEKVFDAEAASSMMEKLRESFSSGRTRSYEWRVTQLKNILRFCDEREQDIVDALRKDLSKPEFESIIYEIAMLKNSCKVALTELKHWMLPEKAKTSMTTYPSSAEIVSEPLGVVLIISAWNYPFLLSLDPVVGAISAGNAVVLKPSEISPASSSLLAKLIPEYLDSSSIKVVEGAVPETTALLEQKWEKIFYTGNGRVGRIVMAAAAKHLTPVVLELGGKCPAVVDSGIDLQIAVRRIMVGKWGCNNGQACISTDHIITTKDYAPKVVDALKHELEKFYGENPLESTDLSRIVNANHFARLTKFLDDDKVSGKIVHGGERDKGNLKISPTILLDVPRDSLIMNEEIFGPLLPILTVDKVEDSFDIINSGTKPLAAYLFTNNKKLKQQFVATVSAGGLVINDTTVHLAVHTLPFGGVGESGTGSYHGKFSFDAFSHKKAVVYRSFAGDASIRYPPYTPGKLRLMKALLGGSIIGIIRALLGFK